One part of the Lotus japonicus ecotype B-129 chromosome 2, LjGifu_v1.2 genome encodes these proteins:
- the LOC130740353 gene encoding DNA mismatch repair protein MLH3 isoform X5, with translation MMIERKWARQLLFVNYFTTNRFGGNTCNPAPIRYCNQSRKVQCGLPLCTQVFPSMLLILKAELFCTHSASSPLSLVTSGFGLEVTSSLHQLDVENDTIKLSGYVSSPCNTLQMKALQYVYINSQFVCKGPIHKLLSQLAIKFENLKSLNTDNEFQNKKRSRSQPCPAYILNLRCPRSLYDLTFEPSKTYVKFKDWVPILNFIEKVIRQFWEDSIAGGDFSNQGTYMVQEDQLGKVDAAVKIVSAEADTSKFGKQNPKDCLDLFFSASNKLTEDDYHESSSEDVRTSLDYLQRGTSVFKEQQSKGDFLCQTDYSDNLLDDPYTKCMSTMLRKRDSLMSDNNHLLQGDYFLDGTFPAAESFYDNVPFDKPSSSRGIKFNEVEVRMVSGSFEGNLVNDFRRFGSGVEIGGDFQKPFLKSCTTRKGSTLHEKALLVNDEHELQTDSFFIKKNLEEDYRSGKDMFADPCLEVAKKLKTSKDTDFPFRAWSEENCLPPVSCNSGTQIRSSGSDDQLLNSEWFPVCLDPSSQDTALGVHHTTDIDDIGVSRDYKRIRCTKLFYDKVNECDFSYMSRNASQHHCLSSFANNGFNFDGAVDRDDIFDRLVDWTDFGDTYFTKRPDILDEEQDWLLHESSVRNCNRSSTDKGKREHFRHTSLGKNHERSKRSSSAPPFHRSKRRFICLHQAPETIAKRSPGRASSPIFNHHEASDPQQSPGALHTSTDDLLLQEFKTNVKQSSEVLGDSKVNDIAETDGFESFSIQNSDPLRELISGEVQDSVDYRTKWRDCSPQIPKDDKLVDTQSQHNILDISSGFLHLAGDSLIPETISKKCLDDAKVLHQVDKKFIPIVAGRTLAIIDQHAADERIRLEELRQKVLSGEAKSITYLDAEQELVLPEIGYQLLHNYSEQIKDWGWICNIHGQHSESFRRNLDILNRHQMAFTLIAVPCILGANLNDVDLLEYLQQLADTDGSSTMPPSVIRVLNSKACRGAIMFGDSLLPSECSLIVEELRLTSLCFQCAHGRPTTVPLVNLEALHNQIPKLGRMNDYSSDKWHGLQRCEISLERAARRLSCD, from the exons ATGATGATAGAAAGGAAGTGGGCACGACAG TTGTTGTTCGTGAATTATTTTACAACCAACCGGTTCGGAGGAAATACATGCAATCCAG CCCCAATAAGGTACTGCAATCAATCAAGAAAAGTGCAATGCGGCTTGCCCTTGTGCACTCAAGTATTTCCTTCAATGTTGTTGATATTGAAAG CTGAGCTCTTTTGCACACATTCTGCTTCTTCTCCGCTATCACTTGTAACCAGTGGCTTTGGGTTGGAGGTAACAAGCTCTCTTCATCAGTTAGATGTTGAGAATGATACCATAAAGCTTTCTGGATACGTATCCAGTCCTTGCAATACTTTGCAAATGAAG GCCTTACAGTATGTCT ATATCAACTCACAGTTCGTTTGCAAGGGCCCAATTCATAAACTTCTGAGTCAACTGGCTATTAAGTTTGAGAATCTGAAGTCATTGAACACTGATAATGAATTCCAAAACAAAAAGAGAAGTAGGTCTCAACCTTGTCCAGCATATATCTTGAATTTAAGATGCCCCCGGTCTTTgtatgatttgacctttgagccATCCAAAACTTATGTTAAATTCAAG GATTGGGTTCCAATATTGAACTTCATTGAGAAGGTCATCAGACAATTCTGGGAGGACAGCATAGCTGGTG GAGATTTCTCCAATCAAGGAACTTACATGGTACAAGAAGATCAACTGGGGAAAGTAGATGCAGCTGTCAAAATTGTTTCAGCAGAAGCAG ATACATCAAAATTTGGAAAACAAAATCCTAAGGATTGCCTAGATCTCTTCTTTTCGGCTTCAAACAAGTTAACTGAAGATGACTATCATGAATCCAGCAGTGAAGATGTTAGAACCTCTCTTGATTACTTACAACGAGGGACTTCAGTGTTCAAAGAGCAACAAAGTAAAGGAGACTTTCTTTGTCAGACTGATTATTCCGACAATTTACTGGATGATCCTTATACCAAATGCATGTCCACTATGTTGAGAAAGCGCGACAGTTTGATGAGTGATAACAATCATTTATTGCAAGGAGATTACTTTTTGGATGGCACCTTTCCTGCTGCCGAAAGTTTCTATGACAATGTACCTTTTGACAAACCGAGTTCTTCACGTGGAATCAAATTTAATGAAGTAGAAGTCAGAATGGTTAGTGGATCATTTGAAGGTAATTTAGTTAATGATTTCCGTAGGTTTGGTTCTGGTGTAGAGATTGGTGGGGATTTTCAAAAGCCTTTTCTGAAGAGCTGTACTACGCGAAAAGGCAGTACCCTGCATGAGAAGGCTCTGCTTGTAAACGACGAACATGAACTCCAAACTGATAGCTTTTTTATCAAGAAAAATCTGGAGGAGGATTATCGCAGTGGTAAGGATATGTTCGCTGATCCCTGTCTAGAAGttgcaaaaaaattaaagacatctaAGGATACTGATTTTCCCTTTAGAGCGTGGTCTGAAGAAAATTGTCTTCCTCCAGTTTCATGCAATTCAGGAACACAAATAAGAAGCTCTGGGTCTGATGATCAGTTGTTAAATTCTGAATGGTTTCCTGTCTGTCTTGATCCTTCATCTCAAGACACTGCATTGGGTGTTCATCATACAACTGATATTGATGATATTGGAGTATCTAGAGACTATAAAAGGATCCGTTGTACAAAACTTTTTTATGACAAAGTAAATGAATGCGACTTCAGCTATATGTCAAGGAATGCAAGCCAACATCACTGTCTATCAAGTTTTGCTAATAACGGATTTAATTTCGATGGTGCTGTTGATCGTGATGACATATTTGACAGATTGGTTGACTGGACTGACTTTGGTGATACATATTTTACAAAAAGGCCAGATATTTTAGATGAGGAGCAGGATTGGCTGTTGCATGAATCAAGTGTTAGAAACTGCAATAGGTCTAGCACTGACAAAGGCAAAAGGGAGCATTTTAGACATACATCTTTGGGAAAGAATCATGAAAGATCTAAAAGAAGCTCTTCAGCTCCTCCATTTCATAGAAGTAAAAGGAGGTTCATCTGCTTACATCAGGCTCCAGAAACAATTGCCAAAAGATCTCCTGGCCGAGCATCCAGCCCTATTTTCAATCATCACG AAGCTAGTGATCCTCAACAGTCTCCTGGTGCTCTTCACACAAGCACTGATGATCTTCTATTGCAAGAATTCAA AACTAATGTGAAACAGAGTTCAGAGGTTCTGGGAGATTCAAAGGTCAATGACATTGCAGAGACTGATGGGTTTGAGAGTTTCAGCATTCAAAACAGTGATCCATTAAGGG AATTGATCTCTGGGGAAGTGCAAGATTCTGTAGATTACAGGACCAAATGGAGGGACTGCTCACCTCAAATTCCA AAGGATGATAAACTGGTCGATACTCAAAGTCAACACAACATACTTGACATCTCTTCTGGATTCTTGCATCTTGCTGGAGATTCATTGATTCCTGAAACAATCAGTAAGAAATGCCTAGATGATGCCAAAGTTCTCCATCAGGTGGATAAGAAATTTATTCCAATTGTGGCTGGCAGAACCCTAGCTATTATTGATCAG CATGCTGCAGATGAAAGAATCAGACTGGAAGAATTGCGTCAAAAG gtATTATCTGGAGAAGCAAAATCAATAACCTATCTAGATGCTGAACAGGAACTG GTGCTGCCAGAGATTGGTTATCAACTACTTCATAATTACAGTGAACAGATTAAAGATTGGGGCTGGATCTGCAACATCCATGGTCAACATTCTGAATCCTTTAGAAG GAATTTGGATATTCTCAACAGACACCAAATGGCCTTCACGCTTATTGCG GTACCGTGTATTTTAGGTGCCAATTTAAATGATGTTGATCTTTTAGAATATCTTCAGCAG CTTGCTGACACTGATGGATCATCAACAATGCCACCCTCCGTTATACGAGTCCTAAATTCAAAAGCATGCCGTG GTGCAATTATGTTTGGGGATTCATTGCTACCGTCAGAATGTTCCCTTATAGTTGAAGAGTTGAGGCTTACGTCACTTTGTTTCCAA TGTGCTCATGGGCGACCAACAACTGTTCCTCTGGTCAACTTGGAGGCACTACATAATCAGATACCCAAGCTTGGACGGATGAATGATTACTCAAGTGACAAGTGGCATGGATTACAAAGATGCGAAATAAGTTTAGAACGTGCCGCGCGACGTTTATCTTGTGATTAG
- the LOC130740353 gene encoding DNA mismatch repair protein MLH3 isoform X3: MAAIIRPLPEAVRSSVRSGIFLFDLTRVVEELVFNSLDARATKVSVFVNVGSCYLKVVDDGGGITRDGLELVGERYATSKFLNLADLNAISGNFGFRGEALASISEVSLLEIVTRTYGRPNGYRKVLKGCKCLYLGLDDDRKEVGTTVVVRELFYNQPVRRKYMQSSPNKVLQSIKKSAMRLALVHSSISFNVVDIEREAELFCTHSASSPLSLVTSGFGLEVTSSLHQLDVENDTIKLSGYVSSPCNTLQMKALQYVYINSQFVCKGPIHKLLSQLAIKFENLKSLNTDNEFQNKKRSRSQPCPAYILNLRCPRSLYDLTFEPSKTYVKFKDWVPILNFIEKVIRQFWEDSIAGGDFSNQGTYMVQEDQLGKVDAAVKIVSAEADTSKFGKQNPKDCLDLFFSASNKLTEDDYHESSSEDVRTSLDYLQRGTSVFKEQQSKGDFLCQTDYSDNLLDDPYTKCMSTMLRKRDSLMSDNNHLLQGDYFLDGTFPAAESFYDNVPFDKPSSSRGIKFNEVEVRMVSGSFEGNLVNDFRRFGSGVEIGGDFQKPFLKSCTTRKGSTLHEKALLVNDEHELQTDSFFIKKNLEEDYRSGKDMFADPCLEVAKKLKTSKDTDFPFRAWSEENCLPPVSCNSGTQIRSSGSDDQLLNSEWFPVCLDPSSQDTALGVHHTTDIDDIGVSRDYKRIRCTKLFYDKVNECDFSYMSRNASQHHCLSSFANNGFNFDGAVDRDDIFDRLVDWTDFGDTYFTKRPDILDEEQDWLLHESSVRNCNRSSTDKGKREHFRHTSLGKNHERSKRSSSAPPFHRSKRRFICLHQAPETIAKRSPGRASSPIFNHHEASDPQQSPGALHTSTDDLLLQEFKTNVKQSSEVLGDSKVNDIAETDGFESFSIQNSDPLRELISGEVQDSVDYRTKWRDCSPQIPKDDKLVDTQSQHNILDISSGFLHLAGDSLIPETISKKCLDDAKVLHQVDKKFIPIVAGRTLAIIDQHAADERIRLEELRQKVLPEIGYQLLHNYSEQIKDWGWICNIHGQHSESFRRNLDILNRHQMAFTLIAVPCILGANLNDVDLLEYLQQLADTDGSSTMPPSVIRVLNSKACRGAIMFGDSLLPSECSLIVEELRLTSLCFQCAHGRPTTVPLVNLEALHNQIPKLGRMNDYSSDKWHGLQRCEISLERAARRLSCD, from the exons ATGGCGGCGATCATAAGGCCTTTGCCGGAGGCTGTAAGAAGCTCAGTGCGTTCCGGCATTTTCTTGTTCGACTTGACGCGAGTCGTGGAGGAACTGGTTTTCAATAGTCTCGATGCTCGTGCTACGAAG GTATCAGTGTTTGTTAATGTTGGGAGCTGCTATTTGAAAGTTGTAGATGAtg GAGGTGGAATTACTCGGGATGGATTGGAATTGGTGGGAGAAAGATATG CAACGTCAAAATTTCTTAATTTGGCTGACCTGAATGCCATTAGTGGAAACTTTGGATTTCGTGGGGAAGCTTTGGCTTCCATTTCTGAAGTCTCTTTGTTGGAAATTGTAACAAGAACCTATGGAAGGCCAAATGGATATCGAAAAGTATTGAAG GGGTGCAAGTGTTTATATCTTGGCCTTGATGATGATAGAAAGGAAGTGGGCACGACAG TTGTTGTTCGTGAATTATTTTACAACCAACCGGTTCGGAGGAAATACATGCAATCCAG CCCCAATAAGGTACTGCAATCAATCAAGAAAAGTGCAATGCGGCTTGCCCTTGTGCACTCAAGTATTTCCTTCAATGTTGTTGATATTGAAAG AGAAGCTGAGCTCTTTTGCACACATTCTGCTTCTTCTCCGCTATCACTTGTAACCAGTGGCTTTGGGTTGGAGGTAACAAGCTCTCTTCATCAGTTAGATGTTGAGAATGATACCATAAAGCTTTCTGGATACGTATCCAGTCCTTGCAATACTTTGCAAATGAAG GCCTTACAGTATGTCT ATATCAACTCACAGTTCGTTTGCAAGGGCCCAATTCATAAACTTCTGAGTCAACTGGCTATTAAGTTTGAGAATCTGAAGTCATTGAACACTGATAATGAATTCCAAAACAAAAAGAGAAGTAGGTCTCAACCTTGTCCAGCATATATCTTGAATTTAAGATGCCCCCGGTCTTTgtatgatttgacctttgagccATCCAAAACTTATGTTAAATTCAAG GATTGGGTTCCAATATTGAACTTCATTGAGAAGGTCATCAGACAATTCTGGGAGGACAGCATAGCTGGTG GAGATTTCTCCAATCAAGGAACTTACATGGTACAAGAAGATCAACTGGGGAAAGTAGATGCAGCTGTCAAAATTGTTTCAGCAGAAGCAG ATACATCAAAATTTGGAAAACAAAATCCTAAGGATTGCCTAGATCTCTTCTTTTCGGCTTCAAACAAGTTAACTGAAGATGACTATCATGAATCCAGCAGTGAAGATGTTAGAACCTCTCTTGATTACTTACAACGAGGGACTTCAGTGTTCAAAGAGCAACAAAGTAAAGGAGACTTTCTTTGTCAGACTGATTATTCCGACAATTTACTGGATGATCCTTATACCAAATGCATGTCCACTATGTTGAGAAAGCGCGACAGTTTGATGAGTGATAACAATCATTTATTGCAAGGAGATTACTTTTTGGATGGCACCTTTCCTGCTGCCGAAAGTTTCTATGACAATGTACCTTTTGACAAACCGAGTTCTTCACGTGGAATCAAATTTAATGAAGTAGAAGTCAGAATGGTTAGTGGATCATTTGAAGGTAATTTAGTTAATGATTTCCGTAGGTTTGGTTCTGGTGTAGAGATTGGTGGGGATTTTCAAAAGCCTTTTCTGAAGAGCTGTACTACGCGAAAAGGCAGTACCCTGCATGAGAAGGCTCTGCTTGTAAACGACGAACATGAACTCCAAACTGATAGCTTTTTTATCAAGAAAAATCTGGAGGAGGATTATCGCAGTGGTAAGGATATGTTCGCTGATCCCTGTCTAGAAGttgcaaaaaaattaaagacatctaAGGATACTGATTTTCCCTTTAGAGCGTGGTCTGAAGAAAATTGTCTTCCTCCAGTTTCATGCAATTCAGGAACACAAATAAGAAGCTCTGGGTCTGATGATCAGTTGTTAAATTCTGAATGGTTTCCTGTCTGTCTTGATCCTTCATCTCAAGACACTGCATTGGGTGTTCATCATACAACTGATATTGATGATATTGGAGTATCTAGAGACTATAAAAGGATCCGTTGTACAAAACTTTTTTATGACAAAGTAAATGAATGCGACTTCAGCTATATGTCAAGGAATGCAAGCCAACATCACTGTCTATCAAGTTTTGCTAATAACGGATTTAATTTCGATGGTGCTGTTGATCGTGATGACATATTTGACAGATTGGTTGACTGGACTGACTTTGGTGATACATATTTTACAAAAAGGCCAGATATTTTAGATGAGGAGCAGGATTGGCTGTTGCATGAATCAAGTGTTAGAAACTGCAATAGGTCTAGCACTGACAAAGGCAAAAGGGAGCATTTTAGACATACATCTTTGGGAAAGAATCATGAAAGATCTAAAAGAAGCTCTTCAGCTCCTCCATTTCATAGAAGTAAAAGGAGGTTCATCTGCTTACATCAGGCTCCAGAAACAATTGCCAAAAGATCTCCTGGCCGAGCATCCAGCCCTATTTTCAATCATCACG AAGCTAGTGATCCTCAACAGTCTCCTGGTGCTCTTCACACAAGCACTGATGATCTTCTATTGCAAGAATTCAA AACTAATGTGAAACAGAGTTCAGAGGTTCTGGGAGATTCAAAGGTCAATGACATTGCAGAGACTGATGGGTTTGAGAGTTTCAGCATTCAAAACAGTGATCCATTAAGGG AATTGATCTCTGGGGAAGTGCAAGATTCTGTAGATTACAGGACCAAATGGAGGGACTGCTCACCTCAAATTCCA AAGGATGATAAACTGGTCGATACTCAAAGTCAACACAACATACTTGACATCTCTTCTGGATTCTTGCATCTTGCTGGAGATTCATTGATTCCTGAAACAATCAGTAAGAAATGCCTAGATGATGCCAAAGTTCTCCATCAGGTGGATAAGAAATTTATTCCAATTGTGGCTGGCAGAACCCTAGCTATTATTGATCAG CATGCTGCAGATGAAAGAATCAGACTGGAAGAATTGCGTCAAAAG GTGCTGCCAGAGATTGGTTATCAACTACTTCATAATTACAGTGAACAGATTAAAGATTGGGGCTGGATCTGCAACATCCATGGTCAACATTCTGAATCCTTTAGAAG GAATTTGGATATTCTCAACAGACACCAAATGGCCTTCACGCTTATTGCG GTACCGTGTATTTTAGGTGCCAATTTAAATGATGTTGATCTTTTAGAATATCTTCAGCAG CTTGCTGACACTGATGGATCATCAACAATGCCACCCTCCGTTATACGAGTCCTAAATTCAAAAGCATGCCGTG GTGCAATTATGTTTGGGGATTCATTGCTACCGTCAGAATGTTCCCTTATAGTTGAAGAGTTGAGGCTTACGTCACTTTGTTTCCAA TGTGCTCATGGGCGACCAACAACTGTTCCTCTGGTCAACTTGGAGGCACTACATAATCAGATACCCAAGCTTGGACGGATGAATGATTACTCAAGTGACAAGTGGCATGGATTACAAAGATGCGAAATAAGTTTAGAACGTGCCGCGCGACGTTTATCTTGTGATTAG